In Fibrobacter sp. UWB2, the following are encoded in one genomic region:
- a CDS encoding VOC family protein, with the protein MKIEHIAIWVKDIDKVCEFYRKYFGGVVHPIYHNPAKQFTSRFITFEDGARLEVMHRPDIDVGIENVWTVTKLQSNTHRSANEKIRAFFRFLTSAVFHVKHAIASVATGCSHTGMTEHEHVGHEVSQHLGFTHLSFSVGSKEEVDHLTQQMSSEGVPVVGQPRTTGDGYYESVVLDPEGNRIEITI; encoded by the coding sequence ATGAAGATTGAACATATTGCCATCTGGGTTAAAGATATCGACAAGGTATGCGAGTTCTACCGGAAATATTTCGGCGGGGTAGTCCACCCGATTTACCATAACCCAGCAAAACAATTTACCAGCCGGTTCATCACCTTCGAAGATGGTGCCCGTCTGGAAGTCATGCATCGCCCTGATATAGACGTTGGGATAGAAAATGTTTGGACTGTAACGAAGTTACAGTCCAACACCCATCGGTCAGCAAATGAAAAAATACGAGCATTTTTTCGCTTTCTGACCTCGGCCGTGTTTCACGTGAAACATGCGATAGCGAGCGTCGCGACGGGGTGCTCGCACACCGGCATGACCGAGCATGAGCATGTTGGACACGAAGTGTCCCAACATCTCGGATTTACCCATCTTTCCTTTTCCGTTGGTTCAAAAGAAGAGGTAGACCATCTGACCCAACAAATGTCTTCCGAAGGTGTACCCGTTGTAGGTCAACCTCGAACTACCGGCGACGGGTATTACGAAAGTGTTGTCCTCGACCCCGAAGGCAACAGAATAGAAATTACTATATGA
- a CDS encoding M48 family metallopeptidase — translation MKYVGLQTQIWRNNRNTVILLFMFPVILLGMILLVILGLDFFGALCNIVEGGCLANHASQTNYGTFHWPEIWHCFKAVIPYTLQIVGVWFIIAYCANTAIIRHATHAKPVERKDNLRVYNIVENLCIAGGIEMPQINIIKDSGMNAFASGIDIPSFTITLTTGLIEKLDDRELSAVVGHELTHIKNRDTRLMVVCIVFVGIFATIQTVSLKLMSAMIHTPRSSSKRSRNSGRADAYLILILLLVFIWSSIGYVFTWFTRLAISRKREYVADAGGAELCGDPLALASALRKISNDPGLMSVQRNDIAQLYVIHPDEEFDNNMGLKGWVAKANILFCTHPDTPERIQLLEQF, via the coding sequence ATGAAATACGTCGGTCTTCAAACCCAGATTTGGCGGAATAACCGCAATACGGTGATTCTGCTTTTCATGTTCCCAGTGATTTTGCTGGGAATGATTCTTCTGGTTATTCTGGGTCTTGACTTTTTTGGGGCGCTTTGTAACATTGTTGAAGGGGGGTGCCTTGCGAATCATGCATCGCAAACAAATTATGGGACTTTTCACTGGCCCGAAATATGGCATTGCTTCAAGGCCGTAATTCCATACACGCTGCAAATTGTAGGTGTGTGGTTTATTATTGCTTATTGTGCCAATACTGCAATTATCCGTCATGCCACTCATGCAAAACCTGTTGAACGCAAGGATAACTTGCGTGTCTACAACATTGTCGAGAATCTCTGCATTGCAGGTGGCATCGAGATGCCACAAATCAACATTATTAAAGATTCTGGAATGAACGCTTTTGCAAGTGGCATCGATATTCCTTCATTCACGATAACGCTCACGACAGGTCTTATTGAAAAGCTGGACGATCGGGAACTTTCGGCGGTTGTTGGCCATGAGCTTACGCACATCAAGAATCGCGATACGCGCCTGATGGTGGTGTGCATTGTGTTCGTTGGAATTTTTGCGACGATTCAGACGGTTTCCTTGAAGCTTATGAGTGCCATGATCCATACTCCGCGGAGTTCATCTAAGCGTAGCCGCAATAGTGGAAGGGCTGATGCGTATCTTATCCTTATTTTGCTGCTTGTGTTTATCTGGAGCTCTATCGGCTATGTTTTCACCTGGTTTACGCGCCTTGCAATTTCGCGTAAGCGCGAGTACGTAGCCGATGCCGGCGGTGCCGAGCTTTGTGGCGACCCCTTGGCGCTTGCTTCTGCGCTACGTAAGATTTCCAATGATCCTGGGCTAATGTCGGTGCAGCGCAATGACATTGCTCAGCTTTACGTCATCCATCCGGACGAGGAATTCGATAACAATATGGGACTCAAGGGCTGGGTTGCAAAGGCGAACATCTTGTTCTGCACGCACCCGGATACGCCCGAACGCATCCAGCTGCTTGAGCAATTCTAA
- a CDS encoding glycosyltransferase encodes MKVLVIGSVYPRFQEDAEVPWLRTSIAHLKKAGVEIQVLAPAYKGLKSHDIDGTHVNRFRYAPASWEILTHEEGAPSKIASKPWLQLLAIPYIINGFFQCIRICRKWRPDVIHAHWPFPHAYIALGAAKLFKIPLVLNFHGAELLLIRKKKWVKPLLKFAIGQAQAIFANSSFTAGKIKALRNVDVEWSPYGTTLEGASLPLASAADAASATPSSGGTPQRPEPHAINNKFKILFVGRHIERKGICYLIEAAKYLPRDKFEIRIVGVGDLTEQLKQQAAAVNDGAEIIFTGKLSPEDLANEYKTANVFTLPAIVDHKGDTEGLGVVLIEAMELGLPIVASNVGGIPDVVVDGESGILVPEKDPAALADAFKRLEADPTLIQKLLAGARNRIDKCFTWDGIIERQVEVYKRLQQ; translated from the coding sequence ATGAAAGTCCTTGTCATAGGCTCCGTTTATCCGAGATTTCAAGAAGACGCCGAAGTTCCCTGGCTGCGCACTTCCATCGCGCACCTCAAAAAGGCAGGCGTTGAAATCCAGGTACTCGCCCCTGCGTACAAAGGACTCAAGAGCCACGACATCGATGGCACGCATGTGAACCGCTTCCGCTATGCGCCCGCCTCTTGGGAAATCCTCACGCACGAAGAAGGCGCTCCAAGCAAAATAGCCTCCAAGCCGTGGTTGCAGCTGCTTGCTATTCCCTATATCATTAACGGATTTTTCCAGTGCATCAGGATTTGCCGCAAGTGGCGCCCTGACGTGATTCACGCACATTGGCCGTTCCCGCACGCCTACATCGCTCTCGGCGCAGCAAAGCTTTTTAAAATTCCGCTTGTGCTAAATTTCCACGGTGCAGAGCTCTTGCTCATCCGCAAAAAGAAGTGGGTCAAGCCGCTTTTGAAATTTGCCATCGGACAGGCTCAGGCAATCTTTGCAAACTCGAGTTTCACCGCCGGGAAAATCAAGGCGCTCCGCAATGTGGACGTCGAATGGAGCCCGTACGGAACGACTCTCGAAGGGGCAAGTCTTCCCCTCGCTTCTGCTGCAGATGCAGCATCCGCTACCCCTTCTAGCGGGGGCACCCCGCAACGCCCCGAACCGCATGCAATAAACAACAAGTTCAAGATTCTCTTTGTCGGTCGACACATCGAACGCAAGGGAATCTGCTACCTCATCGAAGCCGCAAAGTACTTGCCCAGAGACAAGTTCGAAATCCGCATCGTCGGTGTCGGAGACTTGACCGAACAGCTTAAGCAGCAAGCAGCCGCAGTAAACGACGGCGCCGAAATCATTTTCACGGGCAAGCTCTCGCCCGAGGATCTCGCAAACGAATACAAGACGGCAAACGTCTTTACGCTCCCTGCCATCGTCGACCACAAGGGCGACACCGAAGGACTCGGAGTCGTGCTCATCGAAGCGATGGAACTTGGACTGCCGATTGTTGCAAGCAATGTCGGCGGCATCCCGGATGTCGTTGTCGACGGAGAGTCCGGAATTCTCGTTCCCGAGAAAGACCCTGCTGCGCTTGCCGACGCCTTCAAGCGTCTCGAAGCAGACCCGACATTGATTCAAAAACTTCTTGCCGGCGCCCGCAACCGCATTGACAAGTGCTTCACCTGGGATGGCATCATCGAACGCCAGGTTGAAGTCTACAAGCGCCTTCAGCAATAA
- a CDS encoding polymer-forming cytoskeletal protein yields MASKNEQEFTQVGRNVQVNGDIAGKTDLRIAGKVYGNVTIDGELILEKLAIIDGDVKCGAAILAGVIKGNVDCKTKLILQDNAKIIGNVKADQLVINEGAVFQGSCDMNETPASKKEK; encoded by the coding sequence ATGGCAAGCAAGAACGAACAGGAATTTACTCAAGTTGGGAGAAACGTCCAGGTCAATGGCGACATAGCCGGAAAAACGGATTTGCGCATTGCCGGGAAGGTTTACGGAAATGTAACCATCGACGGTGAACTGATTCTTGAAAAGCTTGCCATTATTGATGGCGACGTCAAATGTGGCGCCGCTATTCTTGCAGGTGTCATCAAGGGAAATGTGGACTGCAAAACTAAACTTATCCTCCAGGATAATGCCAAAATAATCGGAAACGTAAAGGCCGATCAGCTCGTCATTAACGAAGGAGCTGTATTTCAGGGTTCCTGCGATATGAACGAAACGCCCGCAAGCAAAAAAGAAAAGTAA
- a CDS encoding metallophosphoesterase codes for MERRVLKIGQISDTHIGENASPVQDIDVRKNFLTAYNSETMKGLDLLVISGDLADNATPGAYEFVAQVLKDCKVPVCVIPGNHDDLEVMEKYFDLKGKVHNGKCYYRYDIDGRSIFFLDSADGTVSSEQLTWLEQETAKVDGEVLLFLHHPPCHCDHKFMDLRYAMKNIDEVQATLLKIKNLKHIFVGHYHSEMLEHFGDKTVYVTPSTQMQIDPNISVFCLSSAAPGWRVIEWGENFLETKVYFSKTP; via the coding sequence ATGGAAAGAAGAGTTCTTAAGATAGGTCAGATATCTGATACTCACATTGGTGAAAATGCGAGTCCTGTGCAGGATATCGATGTCCGTAAGAATTTCCTGACTGCATACAATTCCGAAACCATGAAAGGCTTGGACCTTCTGGTTATTTCTGGTGACCTGGCCGATAATGCGACGCCGGGTGCCTACGAGTTTGTCGCCCAGGTGCTGAAAGATTGCAAAGTACCGGTGTGCGTTATTCCGGGGAACCACGATGACCTTGAAGTCATGGAGAAGTATTTTGACTTGAAGGGCAAGGTTCACAATGGAAAATGCTATTACCGTTACGATATCGACGGTCGTTCCATCTTTTTCTTGGACAGCGCGGACGGTACAGTTTCCAGTGAACAGCTGACATGGCTTGAACAGGAAACTGCAAAAGTGGATGGCGAGGTTTTGCTGTTCCTCCACCATCCTCCTTGCCATTGCGACCACAAGTTTATGGACTTGCGGTATGCGATGAAGAATATTGACGAAGTCCAGGCGACGCTTTTGAAGATAAAGAATCTCAAGCATATTTTTGTGGGACATTATCACAGCGAGATGCTTGAGCATTTTGGTGACAAGACAGTTTACGTGACTCCATCGACGCAGATGCAGATTGATCCGAATATTTCGGTATTTTGTCTGAGCTCCGCTGCACCGGGTTGGCGCGTGATTGAATGGGGCGAAAATTTTTTAGAAACTAAGGTTTATTTTTCAAAGACCCCTTGA
- a CDS encoding LemA family protein, with the protein MTVVIVVAVIFIVIAVFISMYNGLVKLRNNRENAFANIDVQLKQRFDLVPQLVSTVKGYATHEKDVLERVTAARAAAMSATTIDEKVAADKALSGALAGLRVSLEAYPELKANQNFLQLQTELADIENKLAAARRFFNSTTREFNNACETFPSNIIAGMFNFKRAAMYEAMENRATLEKAPEVKF; encoded by the coding sequence ATGACCGTAGTTATCGTAGTCGCAGTCATTTTCATCGTCATCGCCGTTTTCATTTCCATGTACAATGGGCTTGTGAAGCTTCGCAACAATCGCGAAAATGCGTTTGCGAATATCGATGTGCAGCTCAAGCAGCGTTTTGATCTTGTTCCGCAGTTGGTCTCGACGGTCAAGGGGTATGCCACTCACGAAAAGGATGTGCTCGAAAGGGTGACTGCCGCTCGTGCGGCCGCCATGAGCGCAACGACTATCGACGAAAAGGTTGCCGCTGACAAGGCTCTGTCCGGTGCGCTTGCCGGGCTCCGCGTTTCACTCGAAGCTTATCCGGAACTCAAGGCGAACCAGAACTTCTTGCAGTTGCAGACGGAACTTGCCGACATTGAGAACAAGCTTGCCGCTGCACGCCGCTTCTTCAATTCTACGACTCGCGAATTCAACAACGCTTGTGAAACATTCCCGAGCAATATCATTGCGGGCATGTTCAACTTTAAGCGTGCCGCCATGTACGAGGCAATGGAGAATAGGGCAACGCTTGAAAAGGCCCCTGAGGTGAAGTTCTAA
- a CDS encoding helix-turn-helix domain-containing protein, with product MRYDIDVIRKAEIELLAQMQGATSLTKKKLALDSGISRQHLGLVAKGKRNLSVKSFCDLADAFGCTATELMSKLEALMLEQIQLQTPAAADKAKGINYINKAILDKNNPGKKPKL from the coding sequence ATGCGTTATGACATTGACGTCATCCGAAAAGCTGAAATAGAACTTTTAGCACAGATGCAGGGAGCGACTTCCTTAACAAAGAAAAAACTCGCTTTAGACAGCGGGATTAGTCGTCAGCACCTTGGACTCGTCGCAAAGGGCAAGCGCAATCTTTCCGTCAAATCTTTTTGCGACCTCGCAGACGCTTTCGGCTGTACAGCCACCGAACTGATGTCCAAGCTAGAAGCTTTAATGTTGGAGCAAATCCAGCTCCAGACGCCTGCCGCAGCCGACAAGGCTAAGGGCATAAACTATATCAATAAAGCTATTCTGGACAAAAACAATCCAGGAAAAAAGCCTAAACTATAA
- a CDS encoding ParB/RepB/Spo0J family partition protein, which translates to MGKQALGRGLSAIFKAHDVLGNSVDNAINNTGATENVNPDNQKIVEINIDLIDPNPFQPRKFFDDDELVELAETIEKHGLIQPIAVRKVGDRYQIISGERRTRASKLANCRTIKAQVYENLDDKTMSEWALIENIQRVDLNPIEVAQSYQQLIDNHNYTHDDLAKTVGKSRSAITNALRLLKLPNQVQAWIQEGKLAGGAARALCSEKIADPEALAKRVIEEGLNVRQIEAIARGEDPFEKSAEAAEDSTTNPADAPQAPEEDEMPEVHGSEPRPKPELSADLKNFENRLETFFGTKVALNPSAKDQTKGTIVINYYSMDDLTRIQEIMDNR; encoded by the coding sequence ATGGGTAAACAAGCACTTGGTCGCGGTCTCTCTGCAATTTTTAAGGCACACGATGTTCTCGGCAACTCTGTCGATAACGCTATCAACAATACCGGAGCTACCGAAAACGTAAATCCGGACAATCAGAAAATCGTCGAAATCAACATCGACTTGATTGACCCGAACCCGTTCCAGCCGCGTAAGTTCTTCGACGATGATGAACTTGTCGAACTTGCTGAAACCATCGAAAAGCACGGACTTATCCAGCCGATTGCTGTCCGCAAGGTAGGCGACCGTTACCAGATTATCAGTGGTGAACGCCGTACCCGTGCATCGAAACTTGCCAACTGCAGAACCATCAAGGCTCAGGTTTACGAAAATCTCGACGACAAGACCATGAGCGAATGGGCTCTCATCGAGAACATCCAGCGTGTGGACTTGAACCCGATTGAAGTGGCACAGTCTTACCAGCAGTTGATCGACAACCACAACTATACGCACGACGACTTGGCCAAGACGGTCGGCAAGTCCCGTTCCGCCATCACAAACGCACTTCGTCTTTTGAAGCTCCCAAACCAGGTCCAGGCCTGGATTCAGGAAGGCAAACTTGCAGGCGGTGCCGCCCGTGCTCTCTGCAGTGAAAAAATTGCAGATCCGGAAGCTCTTGCAAAACGCGTCATCGAAGAAGGATTGAACGTCCGCCAGATCGAAGCGATCGCCCGCGGTGAAGACCCGTTTGAAAAATCTGCTGAAGCTGCAGAAGATTCTACAACCAATCCGGCCGACGCTCCCCAAGCTCCCGAAGAAGATGAAATGCCGGAAGTCCACGGCAGCGAACCGAGACCGAAGCCGGAACTCAGCGCCGACCTCAAGAATTTCGAGAACAGGCTCGAAACGTTCTTCGGTACAAAGGTCGCACTCAATCCGAGCGCCAAGGATCAGACCAAGGGCACTATCGTCATCAACTACTATTCCATGGACGACCTGACTCGAATTCAGGAAATAATGGACAACCGCTAA
- a CDS encoding M48 family metalloprotease — MLLYVLLCLEVVLRTLLEIRERRLTQLRGGFFAVLRLIPLVNDIVPLPENRSDPPTSLFVEKHEEGHRVLRHSILRNLMKVAFLMVAVWFLAAMVTRWNWSFFEAILWLHLVAIPFRYFFNWYCWNQEFEADAYAFKEVGKQKAKAAMQELAECEIPYTKLFASIYREHPTVALRSQRILKKVIGKR, encoded by the coding sequence ATGTTGTTATATGTATTACTTTGTCTAGAAGTTGTTTTACGGACGCTTCTTGAAATTCGTGAACGCAGGCTCACGCAGTTGCGCGGTGGCTTTTTTGCCGTGTTGCGATTGATCCCGCTAGTAAATGACATTGTACCTTTGCCTGAGAATCGCAGCGATCCTCCGACTAGTTTGTTCGTGGAAAAGCATGAAGAAGGTCATCGCGTTTTGCGCCACTCGATTTTACGTAACCTGATGAAGGTGGCGTTTTTGATGGTTGCCGTCTGGTTCTTGGCGGCGATGGTCACTCGCTGGAATTGGAGCTTTTTCGAAGCGATTCTGTGGCTCCATTTGGTGGCAATCCCGTTCCGCTACTTTTTCAATTGGTATTGCTGGAATCAGGAATTCGAAGCAGATGCATATGCGTTTAAGGAAGTAGGGAAGCAGAAGGCGAAAGCTGCCATGCAGGAACTTGCCGAATGCGAAATCCCGTACACGAAACTTTTTGCATCGATTTACAGGGAACACCCGACTGTTGCGCTACGCAGCCAGAGAATACTGAAGAAAGTGATTGGTAAGCGGTAG
- a CDS encoding DUF4954 family protein, with amino-acid sequence MQRLLKLKKALKSSVLATSVENFKVIKSATGKYRPMTAFEIQILEKNGNSCDDWTKVLVEPDFDPNRIFRSSFMGDVRLPKFFGTLLLPGDVSVATGIYDCMVHNCIIENALIYKVSMLSNVLVRSSSVVHNVGTLVSSGKINYMVGSSINVGNEMGGREVLVFPELTTELVDLQLFHKAEQGVQDSFVEMLSTYRSELALPFGIVGKGAVVSNTNIIRNSWIGAHARIEGAAKIRNSIIMSSLEESSHVYDSVILENTNVQMGVKVHTGAEVQSSVLMSRCKVGCKAIVKSSIIAPCCHIEEGEVNSSYMGPMTQMHHHSLLIAALWPEGCGNLGYGANVGSNHTGRMPDQEVMPGQGMFFGLGVNIKFPSNFRESPFTLIASGLTTLPQRLKFPFSLIHAGDPQLVGVAPRLNEIVPGWNYAKNAYALDRNAYKYAIRGKGLVPSTFYSIYNPETARLVFDAYNRLQVSNVKDVYTKSDIDGLGENFMRERVRQSAIKTYGEYLERYVLDLMLTLVEGDESLSKQSPRELRKLLGDTNKEIARVVTLPETMDDLVKRYRQLDKEWFDNVSHGLDRDNERGRKIFDDYDSAHPVDKGFMEWERTRLEESAKRLSAFVKNLA; translated from the coding sequence ATGCAGCGATTGTTAAAATTGAAAAAAGCGCTGAAGAGCAGTGTTTTGGCTACTTCGGTCGAGAATTTTAAGGTCATTAAGTCAGCGACTGGCAAGTACCGTCCGATGACGGCTTTCGAAATCCAGATTTTGGAGAAAAACGGGAACAGTTGCGATGACTGGACTAAGGTTTTGGTCGAGCCGGACTTTGACCCGAACCGTATTTTCCGTTCGAGCTTTATGGGTGATGTGCGCCTCCCGAAGTTCTTCGGCACGCTCCTTTTGCCGGGCGATGTTTCAGTCGCTACAGGTATCTATGACTGCATGGTCCACAACTGCATTATCGAGAATGCCTTGATTTATAAGGTCTCGATGCTTAGCAATGTGCTTGTGCGCAGCAGTTCAGTTGTGCATAACGTAGGCACGCTTGTGAGCAGCGGCAAGATTAATTACATGGTCGGTTCGTCGATTAACGTGGGTAACGAGATGGGCGGCCGTGAGGTGCTGGTGTTCCCGGAACTCACGACGGAGCTTGTCGACTTGCAATTGTTCCACAAGGCAGAACAGGGTGTCCAGGATTCGTTTGTCGAAATGCTCAGTACCTACAGGTCTGAACTTGCGCTCCCGTTTGGAATTGTGGGCAAGGGCGCGGTCGTCTCGAATACGAACATTATCCGCAATAGCTGGATTGGTGCGCATGCCCGCATCGAAGGTGCTGCAAAGATTCGCAATTCCATCATCATGAGTTCGCTCGAAGAATCGAGCCATGTCTACGATTCCGTGATTCTCGAAAATACGAATGTGCAGATGGGGGTGAAGGTACACACGGGTGCCGAGGTCCAGAGCTCTGTGCTGATGAGCCGTTGCAAGGTCGGCTGCAAGGCGATTGTGAAGTCGTCTATCATTGCGCCGTGCTGCCATATCGAAGAAGGTGAAGTCAACAGTTCTTACATGGGACCGATGACGCAGATGCACCACCATTCGCTTTTGATTGCGGCGCTCTGGCCGGAAGGCTGTGGTAACTTGGGCTATGGTGCAAACGTCGGTAGCAATCACACGGGCCGCATGCCAGACCAGGAAGTAATGCCGGGCCAGGGCATGTTCTTTGGTCTTGGCGTGAACATCAAGTTCCCGTCGAATTTCCGCGAGTCTCCGTTTACTTTGATTGCAAGTGGGCTCACGACTTTGCCGCAGCGTCTCAAGTTCCCGTTCTCGCTGATTCATGCGGGCGACCCGCAGCTGGTGGGTGTGGCTCCGCGTTTAAACGAAATTGTGCCGGGCTGGAACTATGCAAAGAATGCGTATGCGCTTGACCGCAATGCGTATAAGTATGCTATCCGTGGCAAGGGCCTTGTACCCTCAACGTTCTACTCGATTTACAATCCTGAAACGGCTCGCTTGGTGTTTGATGCATACAACCGCTTGCAAGTATCAAATGTCAAGGACGTTTATACGAAATCTGATATTGACGGGCTCGGTGAAAACTTTATGCGCGAGCGCGTGCGCCAGAGCGCCATCAAGACGTATGGTGAATACCTTGAACGCTATGTACTCGACTTGATGCTTACGCTTGTGGAAGGCGACGAATCACTCTCGAAGCAGTCTCCGCGTGAATTGCGCAAGCTGCTTGGCGATACGAACAAGGAAATTGCACGAGTCGTGACGCTCCCCGAAACGATGGATGACTTGGTCAAACGTTACAGACAGCTCGACAAGGAATGGTTCGATAATGTGAGCCATGGCCTGGATCGCGATAACGAACGCGGCCGCAAGATTTTCGATGATTACGACAGTGCCCATCCGGTGGACAAGGGATTCATGGAATGGGAGAGGACGCGTCTCGAAGAATCGGCAAAGCGTTTGAGTGCATTCGTGAAAAATCTTGCTTAA
- a CDS encoding ParA family protein encodes MSKIIAICNQKGGVGKTTTAVNLAASFAALEKKTLLLDMDPQGNASQGLGFMESQDMDIHEILDMAGNPDNLTLENIKPAILDTSLEYLKVITSGPDLAVMEIELVNAMSRERRLERVMNVLKQEFDFIIIDAPPSLNLLTINTLTAATSVLIPVQCEYYALQGMTELFKTIREVQKNLNSNLKIEGALLTMYDSRLSLSKQVAEEVRENLSDTVFQTMIPRNVKLSEAPSHGKPVILYDVQSTGSQSYMKLAEEILNKEK; translated from the coding sequence ATGAGTAAAATTATCGCCATATGCAACCAAAAAGGTGGTGTCGGTAAAACTACTACGGCCGTAAACTTGGCCGCGAGTTTTGCAGCCCTTGAAAAGAAGACACTTCTTTTAGACATGGACCCGCAGGGTAATGCCTCTCAAGGTCTCGGTTTCATGGAATCCCAAGATATGGATATCCACGAAATCCTGGACATGGCTGGTAATCCGGACAATCTCACGCTCGAAAATATCAAGCCCGCCATCTTGGACACGTCGCTTGAATACCTCAAGGTCATCACTTCTGGACCGGACCTCGCCGTCATGGAAATTGAACTTGTCAACGCCATGAGCCGCGAACGCAGACTCGAACGTGTGATGAACGTTCTCAAGCAGGAGTTCGATTTCATCATCATCGACGCTCCTCCGAGCCTGAACTTACTCACAATTAATACACTGACGGCCGCAACGAGCGTGCTCATTCCGGTGCAGTGTGAATATTATGCATTGCAGGGTATGACTGAACTTTTCAAGACTATCCGTGAAGTCCAGAAGAATCTGAACTCCAACTTGAAAATCGAAGGCGCCCTCCTCACGATGTACGATTCCCGTCTGAGCCTTTCGAAGCAGGTTGCCGAAGAAGTTCGCGAAAACCTGAGCGACACCGTTTTCCAGACGATGATTCCGCGCAACGTGAAACTCTCCGAAGCTCCGTCCCACGGCAAGCCGGTCATCCTTTACGATGTGCAGAGCACTGGTTCGCAGTCGTACATGAAGCTCGCCGAAGAAATACTGAACAAAGAAAAGTGA
- a CDS encoding M23 family metallopeptidase — MSRKYYTIQIIPENTTGSRKYRISSKQFVLFHIGLVLVAIILILFIVHIAKINKTLISYEKMRVHNAQLVKQNANYEELFSRLDSLWIMENRIQNIFETFLENDSNKINSIIERNRFAHVPSAKNQIDFEGIHNWLTTDEKIRLERIPNVIPAVGIISKKFSYENKHLGIDISARKGNPVFASGSGKVTFAGNSGDLGNTVVIDHQNGYKSSYSHLKSIRTRRGANVTKGDVIGYVGDTGNTSGPHVHYSITKNNVPQDPETIFTY; from the coding sequence GTGAGTCGTAAGTATTACACCATCCAGATTATTCCGGAAAACACGACCGGTTCAAGGAAGTACCGCATATCGAGCAAGCAGTTTGTCTTGTTCCATATCGGGCTTGTCCTGGTCGCTATTATTCTTATTTTGTTCATAGTCCACATTGCAAAGATCAACAAGACTCTCATCTCTTACGAAAAGATGCGCGTGCACAATGCACAGCTCGTAAAGCAGAACGCGAACTACGAAGAACTTTTCTCGAGACTTGATTCGCTGTGGATCATGGAAAACCGAATCCAGAATATTTTCGAGACGTTCCTCGAAAACGACTCCAACAAAATCAACAGCATCATTGAACGCAACCGCTTTGCGCATGTGCCGTCTGCGAAAAACCAGATCGATTTCGAAGGTATCCACAACTGGCTTACGACCGACGAAAAAATCCGACTGGAACGAATCCCGAACGTGATTCCGGCTGTGGGCATCATCAGTAAAAAATTCTCGTACGAAAACAAGCACCTGGGTATCGACATCTCGGCACGCAAGGGGAACCCGGTCTTTGCATCGGGCAGCGGCAAAGTCACATTCGCAGGTAACAGTGGCGACCTCGGAAACACAGTTGTCATCGACCACCAGAATGGTTACAAGTCGTCTTATTCACATCTCAAGAGCATCAGGACCCGAAGGGGTGCGAATGTCACAAAAGGCGATGTCATAGGCTACGTAGGCGATACCGGAAATACGAGTGGTCCGCACGTGCATTATTCCATTACCAAGAATAACGTTCCGCAAGATCCAGAAACGATATTTACTTACTAG
- a CDS encoding 16S rRNA (guanine(527)-N(7))-methyltransferase RsmG, which translates to MSYKTNKAQQDLLNQFLSGHGVQLSDETLDKLYQFADLVVDTKEYGNLISAKDSEKFLSRHIADSLVPFVFLGKEISAQGGKLRWADMGAGAGCPVFPLAIAMPNVQFYAVEPRHMRVNFMQMVKEKLHLDNLTVVGKRFETSGLTDLDFISCRALSTFENDWERAQAGLKHGGTFVTLKSFNNIAHLENDPKVHIQKYELPEEEQVYALVTRGNNE; encoded by the coding sequence TTGAGTTATAAAACTAACAAAGCGCAGCAAGATCTTTTGAACCAGTTCCTTTCGGGACATGGTGTACAGCTGTCCGATGAAACTCTCGACAAGCTTTACCAGTTTGCAGACTTGGTGGTGGACACCAAGGAATATGGTAACTTGATTTCAGCAAAGGATTCTGAAAAGTTTTTGAGCAGGCACATTGCCGACTCGCTCGTTCCCTTTGTGTTTTTAGGAAAGGAAATTTCCGCTCAGGGTGGCAAACTCCGTTGGGCCGATATGGGTGCTGGTGCAGGTTGCCCAGTTTTCCCGCTTGCAATTGCTATGCCGAACGTGCAGTTCTATGCTGTTGAACCACGCCACATGCGCGTGAACTTTATGCAGATGGTCAAGGAAAAACTTCACCTGGACAACTTGACCGTCGTCGGCAAGCGCTTTGAAACTTCCGGCCTCACAGACCTTGACTTTATCAGCTGCCGCGCCCTCTCGACTTTCGAAAACGACTGGGAACGTGCCCAGGCAGGTCTCAAGCACGGCGGAACTTTTGTCACGCTGAAGAGCTTCAACAATATTGCCCATTTGGAAAACGATCCGAAAGTGCATATCCAGAAGTACGAACTTCCAGAAGAAGAACAGGTGTACGCTCTAGTCACCCGAGGTAATAATGAGTAA